A genome region from Ligilactobacillus cholophilus includes the following:
- the citC gene encoding [citrate (pro-3S)-lyase] ligase codes for MQVNEININLQRNYNRWHDFLVKHDISGFAKQELTSIDKTFIWSNEKREIIATGSIAGNVLKYVAIDAKYQQDGAMFNQVISYLVNQAATMNRFHLFVFTKPKYVQSFEYVGFNKLAEVEDGAVLENGTPNISDYIQTLPHVKDAQNKRIAAIVANANPFTKGHRYLVETASKENDVVYVFVVSQNVSLFTYDERFKLVQAGTKDLDNVFVVPGKEYMVSYATFPAYFLKDDQNVGRYQAKLDATLFKEKIAKPLNIKYRYLGSEPYSKTTDVYNEELMKVLPPEVKVKIIERARNDQNDIITATKVREAIKQNDLSTIKHLVVPTTFEFIKEHLSDLQKRIKERM; via the coding sequence ATGCAAGTCAACGAAATTAATATCAACTTACAGCGAAACTACAATAGATGGCATGATTTTTTAGTAAAGCATGATATTAGTGGTTTTGCTAAACAAGAATTAACTTCCATTGATAAAACCTTTATTTGGAGTAATGAAAAAAGAGAAATTATTGCAACAGGTTCAATTGCAGGCAACGTATTAAAATATGTGGCAATTGATGCTAAATATCAACAAGATGGGGCAATGTTTAATCAGGTAATAAGTTATCTGGTTAATCAGGCAGCTACAATGAATCGTTTCCATTTGTTTGTATTCACTAAACCTAAATATGTTCAAAGCTTTGAATATGTAGGCTTTAATAAATTAGCTGAAGTTGAAGATGGTGCTGTTTTAGAAAATGGAACACCTAATATTTCAGATTACATTCAAACATTGCCACATGTAAAAGATGCACAAAATAAACGAATTGCAGCAATTGTTGCAAATGCAAATCCTTTTACTAAGGGACACCGTTATTTAGTGGAAACTGCAAGTAAGGAAAATGATGTAGTTTATGTTTTTGTTGTTAGTCAAAATGTTTCATTGTTTACATACGATGAACGTTTCAAATTAGTTCAAGCAGGGACCAAAGATTTAGATAATGTTTTCGTTGTTCCAGGAAAAGAATACATGGTTAGTTATGCTACCTTTCCAGCTTACTTTTTGAAGGATGATCAAAATGTGGGAAGATATCAAGCTAAGTTAGATGCAACTTTATTTAAAGAGAAAATCGCTAAACCATTAAATATTAAATACCGTTATCTTGGCAGTGAACCATATTCGAAAACGACAGATGTCTACAATGAAGAATTAATGAAGGTATTACCGCCTGAAGTGAAAGTCAAAATAATCGAGCGTGCACGTAATGATCAAAATGATATTATAACAGCAACTAAAGTACGTGAAGCAATCAAACAAAATGATCTTTCAACAATAAAACATTTAGTAGTACCAACCACATTTGAGTTTATTAAAGAACATTTAAGTGATTTGCAAAAACGTATTAAGGAAAGGATGTAG
- the citD gene encoding citrate lyase acyl carrier protein — protein sequence MEIKKTALAGTVESSDIQITISKGDHGIQIELDSSVEKLYGNQIRKVITETIESYGIKNANVKAIDKGALDCVIKARVMTAVQRALETSDEPNWEVL from the coding sequence ATGGAAATTAAGAAAACAGCACTTGCTGGGACAGTAGAGTCTTCTGATATTCAAATTACAATCAGCAAAGGAGACCATGGAATTCAAATTGAATTAGACTCATCAGTTGAAAAGTTATATGGAAATCAAATTCGTAAAGTAATTACAGAAACAATTGAATCATATGGAATTAAAAATGCTAACGTAAAAGCAATTGATAAAGGGGCACTAGATTGTGTGATAAAAGCGCGTGTAATGACTGCGGTTCAACGTGCTTTGGAAACTAGTGATGAACCTAATTGGGAGGTGCTCTGA
- the frc gene encoding formyl-CoA transferase produces the protein MAEDNSTYAPLKGIKVVDWTQVQSGPSCTQLLAWLGAEVIKIERPDTGGDPTRNQLLDIKDSWGMYYLQLNANKKSLTLNIKSDQGKKIMTDLLKKADIFVENVRPGAADRAGFGWKDVHKMNPRLIMASLKGFNEGSRFENVKAYEPVAQSAGGAASATGWNDGKYNVPTQSAGALGDSNSGMHLTIGILAALLQREHTGEGTYVYQSMQNAVLDLCRIKLRDQVMLDNLGALPHYAVYPNFKWGKAIPRAENTEGGEVIGWTYKAKGWEKDPNAYVYIVIQNSNKSWETIANTMGHPEWIDDERFKDWQHRQLHKEELYPLIESYTKQYDKYELTEKLGKVGIPVGPILDWYEIENDPELNADGTIVTIDEGGNRGKYKTLGIPFKLGNYVPDYKRAPDLGENNNEILKGLGYSEEQIKELEENGTIIPAQKPKNPRREVIKGK, from the coding sequence ATGGCAGAAGATAATTCAACATATGCACCTTTAAAGGGAATTAAAGTAGTTGATTGGACACAAGTACAATCAGGTCCATCATGTACACAACTACTAGCTTGGTTAGGTGCAGAAGTAATCAAAATTGAACGACCTGATACAGGTGGAGATCCAACAAGAAATCAATTATTAGATATAAAAGATTCATGGGGAATGTATTATCTTCAATTAAATGCTAATAAAAAGTCACTTACATTAAATATTAAAAGCGATCAAGGAAAGAAGATCATGACAGATCTTCTAAAAAAGGCAGATATTTTTGTTGAAAATGTACGTCCAGGTGCTGCTGATCGTGCCGGTTTTGGTTGGAAAGATGTTCACAAAATGAATCCAAGATTAATCATGGCTTCATTAAAGGGATTTAACGAAGGTTCACGTTTTGAAAATGTTAAAGCTTATGAACCAGTAGCACAATCAGCTGGTGGTGCAGCTTCTGCAACAGGTTGGAATGATGGTAAGTATAATGTACCAACTCAGTCAGCTGGTGCTTTAGGGGATAGTAATTCTGGTATGCACCTTACAATTGGTATTTTAGCTGCATTATTACAACGAGAACATACTGGAGAAGGAACATATGTATATCAATCCATGCAAAATGCAGTACTTGATTTATGTCGAATTAAATTACGTGATCAAGTAATGTTAGATAATTTGGGTGCATTACCTCATTATGCTGTATATCCTAACTTCAAATGGGGAAAGGCAATTCCACGTGCTGAAAATACAGAAGGTGGAGAAGTTATTGGTTGGACATATAAAGCTAAGGGATGGGAAAAGGATCCTAATGCTTATGTCTATATTGTTATTCAAAATTCCAATAAGAGTTGGGAAACAATTGCTAATACAATGGGTCATCCAGAATGGATTGATGATGAACGTTTTAAAGATTGGCAACATCGTCAATTACACAAAGAAGAATTATATCCATTAATTGAATCATATACAAAGCAATATGATAAATATGAATTAACAGAAAAATTAGGTAAAGTAGGAATTCCAGTAGGACCAATTCTTGATTGGTATGAAATTGAAAATGATCCTGAATTAAATGCAGATGGAACAATTGTTACAATTGATGAAGGTGGAAACCGTGGTAAATATAAGACATTAGGAATTCCATTTAAATTAGGAAACTATGTTCCAGATTATAAACGTGCACCAGATTTAGGTGAAAACAATAATGAAATTTTAAAGGGACTAGGATATAGTGAAGAACAAATCAAAGAACTTGAAGAAAATGGTACTATTATTCCTGCCCAAAAGCCAAAAAACCCACGGCGAGAAGTTATCAAAGGCAAATAA
- the citF gene encoding citrate lyase subunit alpha, with protein MKNSLGRVLSDDIMTKNGYQPFKTTEIGNPVVQRVAPQVHVSTGNDKVTDSLAEVIRETVKDGMTISFHHHLREGDFIFNQVMTEIINQGIKDLTLAPSSITNIMNEKVIEGIKAGAITHIESSGMRGTLGDAVSHGILNDPVILRSHGSRARAIENGETKIDVAFLGVPNSDRLGNANGMTGDAAFGSLGYALIDAQYADRVVLLTDNIVDYPNTPASIKQTQVDYVVKVDKVGDPDRIGSGATRFTKNPKDLKIAKMVNNVITHSPYFKEGFSFQTGSGGAALAVARFLRQSMIDKQITASFALGGITTPIVDLLKEGLVHKLMDVQDFDKGAADSMKNDPNQQEIDASWYADADNKGAMVDQLDVCILSALEIDTDFNVNVMTGSNGLLRGAIGGHQDAATAKMTIISAPLTRGRIATIVPKVGTVVTPGESIDVLVTEVGVAVNPKRKDLIDIFAKVPSIPLMTIEELQQKAEKIVGKPEPLQYKDKTVAMIEYRDGTIIDEVKEIKD; from the coding sequence TTGAAGAATAGTTTAGGCCGAGTTTTATCTGACGATATTATGACTAAAAATGGGTATCAACCTTTTAAAACAACTGAAATTGGAAATCCAGTTGTTCAACGTGTAGCTCCTCAAGTACATGTTTCAACAGGAAATGATAAGGTAACTGATTCCTTAGCTGAAGTTATCCGTGAAACTGTAAAGGATGGAATGACAATCTCATTTCATCACCATTTGCGTGAAGGTGACTTTATCTTTAATCAAGTTATGACAGAAATTATTAACCAAGGAATTAAAGATTTAACACTTGCTCCATCATCAATCACTAATATTATGAATGAAAAAGTAATTGAAGGGATTAAGGCAGGAGCAATTACACATATTGAATCATCTGGAATGCGTGGAACATTAGGAGATGCAGTCTCTCATGGAATATTAAATGACCCTGTTATTTTACGTTCTCATGGAAGTCGTGCACGTGCAATCGAAAATGGCGAAACAAAAATTGATGTGGCATTTCTAGGAGTTCCTAATTCAGATCGATTAGGTAATGCTAATGGAATGACAGGAGATGCAGCATTTGGTTCTTTAGGTTATGCTTTAATTGATGCACAATATGCTGATCGTGTAGTTTTGTTAACCGATAATATAGTGGATTATCCTAATACGCCAGCTTCAATTAAGCAAACACAAGTTGATTATGTAGTAAAAGTTGATAAAGTGGGAGATCCTGATCGAATTGGTTCTGGAGCAACTCGTTTTACTAAAAATCCAAAAGATTTGAAGATAGCTAAAATGGTTAATAATGTTATTACACATTCACCATACTTTAAGGAAGGATTTTCATTCCAAACAGGTTCAGGTGGGGCGGCATTAGCTGTTGCACGCTTTTTACGTCAATCAATGATAGATAAACAAATCACAGCTTCATTTGCTTTAGGTGGAATTACTACTCCAATTGTAGACCTACTCAAAGAAGGATTAGTTCATAAATTAATGGACGTTCAAGATTTTGATAAGGGTGCTGCTGATTCTATGAAAAATGACCCTAATCAACAGGAAATTGATGCATCATGGTATGCAGATGCTGACAATAAAGGAGCAATGGTTGATCAGTTAGATGTTTGCATTTTATCAGCATTAGAAATTGATACTGATTTTAATGTTAACGTAATGACAGGATCGAATGGTCTTTTGCGGGGAGCAATTGGTGGTCATCAAGATGCAGCCACTGCAAAGATGACAATTATCTCCGCACCATTAACTCGTGGTAGAATTGCAACTATTGTTCCTAAGGTAGGAACGGTTGTTACGCCAGGCGAATCAATTGATGTTTTAGTTACGGAAGTTGGAGTAGCTGTAAATCCTAAACGTAAAGACTTGATTGATATTTTTGCAAAAGTGCCAAGTATTCCATTGATGACAATTGAAGAATTACAACAAAAAGCAGAGAAAATTGTAGGTAAACCAGAACCATTACAATATAAAGACAAAACAGTTGCAATGATTGAATATCGCGATGGTACAATTATTGATGAGGTAAAAGAAATTAAAGATTAA
- the citG gene encoding triphosphoribosyl-dephospho-CoA synthase CitG: MEIFGHGQKQDIQQILASRDRRVELQQRLVEKNPQYTLVSAKLNIPGPIKNSKLITQFFIDELLCFEHQLQQRGVLYKVAEEWLTAASGPERFYLIKLDSFHVKQLTTQFEESAKQRRLFDLDVLTLFHEKVVSISREQLHQDPRKCLLCDQNAKECARSRKHSLEELQSKVTTLISETLISTQKSQVAYQLSQIGVKAMIDEVTVWPKPGLVDPLEHGSHPDMDHFLFIKSALAIQNYLEQCAYVGLNYHGNSYQEVFEELRTLGKRAEKTMFATTANVNTHKGVVFSLGIMTAAVSIGLNQAKLTEKNIQNIIQKMLVNLIKEDFSKQSTTPTAGEKQYYKYKLGGIRAEAAAGYPVVFDYGLKTFNIAKDLPLNDRYIVTLMQIARHTEDSTLIKRAKDLNIIEWKNCQIDHFFDLGATLTEKGREFLAQLQVDFTKRNLSLGGSADLLILTIFVDEVERIFKDGLYHK; this comes from the coding sequence ATGGAAATTTTTGGACATGGACAAAAACAAGATATTCAACAGATACTAGCAAGTAGAGATCGGCGAGTAGAATTACAACAACGATTAGTTGAAAAAAATCCACAATATACTTTAGTAAGTGCTAAATTAAATATTCCAGGCCCAATTAAAAATAGTAAATTAATTACTCAATTTTTTATAGATGAATTGCTTTGCTTTGAACATCAATTACAACAAAGGGGTGTGCTTTATAAAGTTGCTGAAGAATGGCTGACGGCAGCAAGTGGTCCTGAAAGATTTTATTTGATTAAATTAGATAGTTTTCACGTGAAACAATTGACAACTCAATTTGAGGAATCAGCTAAACAACGGCGATTATTTGATTTAGATGTACTTACATTGTTTCATGAAAAAGTCGTTTCTATTTCACGTGAACAACTTCATCAAGATCCGCGAAAATGCTTATTGTGTGATCAGAATGCAAAGGAATGTGCACGTTCACGAAAGCATTCACTTGAGGAACTGCAAAGTAAGGTAACGACTTTAATTTCTGAGACGTTAATTAGTACACAAAAATCACAAGTTGCATATCAACTATCTCAAATTGGTGTAAAAGCAATGATAGATGAAGTGACTGTATGGCCTAAACCGGGATTAGTTGATCCTTTAGAACATGGATCACATCCAGATATGGATCATTTTTTATTTATCAAAAGTGCATTAGCAATTCAAAATTATTTAGAACAATGTGCATATGTAGGATTAAATTATCATGGAAATTCATATCAAGAAGTTTTTGAAGAATTAAGGACTTTGGGAAAACGTGCAGAAAAAACAATGTTTGCAACGACTGCAAATGTTAATACGCATAAGGGTGTCGTTTTTTCACTTGGGATTATGACTGCAGCTGTAAGTATTGGATTAAACCAAGCTAAACTGACTGAAAAAAACATCCAAAATATTATTCAAAAAATGCTGGTCAATTTGATAAAGGAAGATTTTAGCAAACAATCTACTACTCCAACTGCTGGAGAAAAGCAATACTATAAGTATAAATTAGGTGGCATTCGTGCTGAAGCAGCAGCGGGCTATCCTGTAGTGTTTGATTATGGCTTAAAGACATTTAATATTGCTAAAGATTTACCTTTAAATGATCGTTACATTGTTACATTAATGCAGATTGCACGGCATACAGAAGATTCAACTCTGATTAAACGAGCTAAAGACTTAAATATAATTGAATGGAAAAATTGCCAAATTGATCATTTCTTTGATTTAGGGGCAACTTTGACTGAAAAAGGACGAGAGTTTTTGGCTCAATTACAAGTAGATTTTACAAAACGAAATTTGAGTCTGGGTGGAAGTGCAGACTTACTTATATTAACAATTTTTGTTGATGAGGTAGAAAGGATTTTTAAAGATGGACTTTATCACAAGTGA
- a CDS encoding NAD(P)-dependent malic enzyme, with product MTTTDDEIFKMHGGKNPGVLSMKPRFDVTDREQLGKAYTPGVAKIAKLIAKDPQAKNEYTMSGKLVAIVTDGSAVLGLGNIGQAGGLPIIEGKALLYKDLAGVDAVPLALNQVPVDEQVETLKNLADSFAGFHLEDIAAPKCFELEEKLAQLVDIPVYHDDQEGTAIVVLAALMNACKVAHKELKDLKVLINGVGASGYATAKLLLAAGINKLILVDKEGPITAEDTNYNRYQRQLAEESDIKTKFESLDDAIEGVDAFIGLSVGDILSADQVKKMAQNPIIFALANPKPEIDPQVAHDAGVKIMATGSSQYPNQVNNVLVFPGLYRGLLKSGIKKVTPELEITIAQGLSDRIKNPTAEKFISGVFDDGVVDTVTQTIIDFANR from the coding sequence ATGACAACAACAGATGATGAAATATTTAAAATGCATGGTGGTAAAAATCCTGGTGTATTAAGCATGAAACCACGATTTGATGTTACTGATCGTGAACAGTTAGGGAAAGCATATACACCAGGAGTTGCAAAAATTGCAAAATTAATTGCTAAAGATCCACAAGCTAAAAATGAATATACAATGAGTGGAAAATTAGTTGCGATTGTAACTGATGGTTCAGCGGTTTTAGGTTTAGGTAATATTGGACAGGCAGGTGGGTTGCCAATTATTGAAGGAAAAGCTTTGCTATATAAAGATTTAGCGGGTGTAGATGCAGTTCCTCTAGCATTAAACCAGGTTCCAGTAGATGAACAGGTTGAAACACTAAAAAACTTGGCAGATTCTTTTGCAGGTTTTCATTTAGAAGATATTGCAGCTCCAAAATGCTTTGAATTGGAAGAAAAATTAGCACAATTAGTTGATATTCCCGTATATCATGATGATCAAGAAGGAACAGCAATTGTTGTATTAGCCGCCTTGATGAATGCTTGCAAAGTAGCTCATAAGGAACTCAAAGATTTAAAAGTATTAATTAACGGAGTGGGAGCATCAGGATATGCAACTGCAAAATTATTATTAGCTGCTGGTATCAATAAATTGATTTTAGTTGATAAAGAGGGGCCAATTACAGCAGAAGATACTAATTATAATCGTTATCAACGACAATTAGCAGAAGAAAGCGATATTAAAACTAAGTTTGAAAGTTTAGATGATGCAATCGAGGGAGTAGATGCATTTATTGGACTTTCTGTAGGAGATATTTTAAGTGCAGATCAAGTAAAGAAAATGGCACAAAATCCAATTATTTTTGCACTTGCAAATCCAAAGCCTGAAATTGATCCACAAGTTGCTCATGATGCAGGTGTGAAAATTATGGCAACTGGTTCAAGTCAGTATCCAAATCAAGTAAATAATGTATTAGTATTTCCAGGGTTATATCGTGGATTATTAAAATCGGGGATTAAGAAAGTTACTCCAGAATTGGAAATTACGATTGCGCAAGGATTAAGTGATCGTATAAAGAATCCAACAGCAGAGAAATTTATTTCTGGTGTCTTTGATGATGGAGTAGTTGATACTGTTACTCAAACAATTATTGATTTTGCTAACAGATAA
- the citE gene encoding citrate (pro-3S)-lyase subunit beta, whose product MEERLRRTMMFVPGNNAAMVKDAGIYGADSIMFDLEDSVDLMQKDAARILVYEALQTQDYGNAELVVRVNDINSKYFKPDVFAMVKAGVDVIRLPKTESKEMMQKLVEVIEEAEEKFNRKKGSTHVMAAIESAKGVMNVLEIAESTDRMIGMALSAEDYTTDLKTHRYPDGAELEFARNMILNAARTAGIAAFDTVFTNMNDEEGFKKEVEHIHELGFDGKSLINPRQIDLVNKIYEPTKDEIEDALDVQAAIEEAHRNGSGVISMNGQMVDRPVVLRAQRVIRLAKASGLLNEEGEYIEE is encoded by the coding sequence ATGGAAGAAAGATTACGGCGAACAATGATGTTTGTTCCAGGAAATAATGCAGCAATGGTTAAAGATGCTGGAATTTATGGAGCAGATTCAATAATGTTTGACTTGGAAGATTCCGTTGATTTAATGCAAAAAGATGCAGCTAGAATTTTAGTATATGAAGCACTTCAAACGCAAGATTATGGTAATGCAGAATTAGTAGTTCGGGTAAATGATATTAATTCTAAATATTTCAAACCAGATGTTTTTGCAATGGTTAAGGCTGGCGTAGATGTAATTCGACTACCTAAAACAGAATCAAAAGAAATGATGCAAAAATTAGTTGAAGTAATTGAAGAAGCTGAGGAAAAGTTTAATCGTAAAAAAGGATCAACGCATGTAATGGCAGCAATTGAAAGTGCAAAAGGTGTAATGAATGTGCTAGAGATTGCTGAATCAACTGATCGAATGATTGGAATGGCTTTGTCAGCTGAAGACTATACAACTGATTTGAAAACACATCGTTATCCTGATGGTGCTGAATTAGAGTTTGCACGGAATATGATTTTAAATGCTGCAAGAACAGCAGGGATTGCTGCCTTTGATACAGTCTTCACAAATATGAACGATGAAGAAGGCTTTAAAAAAGAAGTTGAACATATTCACGAATTAGGATTTGATGGGAAATCATTAATTAATCCACGACAAATTGATCTTGTAAATAAAATCTATGAACCAACTAAAGATGAAATTGAAGATGCATTAGATGTTCAAGCGGCAATCGAAGAAGCCCATCGAAATGGTTCAGGAGTAATATCAATGAATGGTCAAATGGTTGACCGGCCTGTTGTTTTACGTGCACAACGGGTAATTAGATTAGCAAAAGCTTCAGGATTATTAAATGAGGAGGGCGAGTACATTGAAGAATAG
- the phoU gene encoding phosphate signaling complex protein PhoU, whose translation MKEIFHDEMKKLNGRFNEMGIDISEQIYQATKSFVDHDQKLAEETIDRDETINDNEISLEERALKVIALQQPVARDFRKIISILKASSDLERIGDHAIMIARETIRLKGQNRIEEVENMISEMTANIRSMLEQSLDAIIQNNTEEAQKIAKSDSEIDEQYYNIYQLLIEIMKRETSTAVATTSYLMVIRMLERIGDHIVNLCEWVIYDKTGKLRELNPGKLHRDEYLKIEEQEAIIRHERKKERLAKESKE comes from the coding sequence ATGAAAGAAATCTTTCATGATGAAATGAAAAAATTAAATGGACGCTTCAATGAAATGGGGATTGATATTAGTGAACAAATTTATCAAGCCACAAAGTCATTTGTTGACCACGATCAAAAATTAGCTGAAGAAACAATTGATCGAGACGAAACAATCAATGATAATGAAATTTCATTGGAAGAAAGAGCCTTAAAAGTGATTGCGTTACAACAACCAGTTGCACGTGATTTCCGTAAAATCATCAGTATCTTGAAGGCTAGTTCTGATTTGGAACGAATTGGTGATCACGCAATTATGATTGCACGTGAAACAATTCGATTAAAGGGTCAAAATCGAATTGAAGAAGTTGAAAATATGATTTCAGAAATGACAGCAAATATTCGTAGTATGCTTGAACAATCACTAGATGCGATTATTCAAAATAATACTGAAGAAGCACAAAAGATTGCTAAGTCAGATAGTGAAATTGATGAACAATACTATAACATTTATCAATTGTTAATTGAAATCATGAAACGTGAAACAAGTACTGCAGTTGCAACAACTAGCTACTTGATGGTTATTCGAATGTTGGAACGAATTGGTGATCATATTGTAAATCTTTGTGAATGGGTTATTTACGATAAAACTGGTAAACTAAGAGAATTAAATCCAGGTAAATTACACCGTGATGAATACTTGAAGATTGAAGAACAAGAAGCAATTATTCGTCATGAACGTAAAAAAGAAAGATTAGCTAAAGAATCAAAAGAATAA
- a CDS encoding AEC family transporter: MEVFWTSIQSVISIVIMMAVGYFCRAKGWFSDRFSKGLSQLIMKIALPCAIFMSMLQRFHLDQLKNLSKGLIYTILSIAIGYLISWIAIHAFKIPRGQRGLMMTGINGANTVFIGLPLNVALFGNVSIPYLLVYYIVNTIIIWTVGVWVIAADDPTTKDANVKISWKHFLPAPIWGFIIALPFLIWMPNAATQLPTFITRTISDIGDLVTPLSLMYIGIMLRDFGISNIKFTKSLNISLIGRFIVSPIIMFLIILCGVHMGISINPMFHKTLIIQAATPSLAVLPILADQYHCDVEFATDLVAATSVLFVIVVPIIMMIMNFI, translated from the coding sequence ATGGAAGTATTTTGGACTTCAATTCAAAGTGTCATTTCAATTGTAATTATGATGGCAGTGGGATATTTCTGCCGTGCTAAAGGATGGTTTAGCGATCGTTTCTCGAAAGGATTATCACAACTTATTATGAAAATTGCCTTACCATGTGCAATTTTTATGTCAATGTTACAAAGATTCCATTTAGATCAACTTAAAAATTTATCTAAGGGACTTATTTATACAATTTTATCAATTGCAATCGGTTATTTGATTAGTTGGATAGCAATTCATGCGTTTAAAATTCCAAGAGGACAACGTGGATTAATGATGACCGGAATAAACGGTGCTAATACCGTATTTATTGGATTACCATTAAACGTTGCTTTATTTGGAAATGTATCAATCCCTTACTTATTGGTTTACTATATTGTAAATACAATTATTATTTGGACAGTCGGTGTTTGGGTAATTGCAGCAGATGATCCTACCACTAAGGATGCTAATGTAAAAATTAGTTGGAAACACTTTTTACCTGCTCCAATTTGGGGATTCATTATTGCATTGCCATTTTTGATTTGGATGCCTAATGCAGCAACTCAATTACCTACATTTATCACAAGAACAATTTCTGATATTGGAGATTTAGTAACACCATTATCATTAATGTATATTGGAATTATGCTACGTGATTTTGGAATCTCAAATATCAAATTTACTAAGAGTTTAAATATTTCGCTAATTGGAAGATTTATTGTATCACCAATTATTATGTTTTTAATTATTTTATGTGGCGTACATATGGGAATTTCAATTAATCCAATGTTTCATAAAACATTAATTATTCAAGCTGCTACACCATCATTAGCAGTATTACCAATTTTAGCTGATCAATATCATTGCGATGTTGAATTTGCCACAGATTTAGTTGCAGCTACCTCAGTATTATTTGTGATTGTGGTACCTATTATTATGATGATTATGAATTTCATTTAG